A single genomic interval of Daucus carota subsp. sativus chromosome 1, DH1 v3.0, whole genome shotgun sequence harbors:
- the LOC108217600 gene encoding protein ROOT HAIR DEFECTIVE 3 homolog 2: MDKESCATQLIDGNGEFNMEGVNDFVKRIKLGDCGLSYAVVAIMGPQSSGKSTLLNHLFHTNFKEMDAYRGRNQTTKGIWIAKAVGIEPCTVVMDLEGTDGRERGEDDTTFEKQSALFALAVSDIVLVNMWCHDIGREHAANKPLLKTVFQVMMRLFSPRKTTLLFVIRDKTKTPFEYLEPLLREDVQKIWDTVSKPVAHKYTPLSEFFNVEVTALSSYEEKEEQFREQVAHLRQRFFQSISPGGLAGDRRGVIPASGFSFSAQKIWEVIKQNKDLDLPAHKVMVATVRCEEIANEKYMRLANDKSWLELEKAIQAGPISGFGEKLSSILETFFSEYDSEAVFFDESVRDAKRKDLELKALQLVHPTFMTMVGHLRSKSLHNFKLRLEESLHKGEGFAAAVRTCTKSCMLDFDSGCADATIKQADWDVSKTREKLCRDIEAQAAFIRNEKLSELIARYEKKLNTALSEPVQLLLESGAINTWASIRNLIKHETDATVEGLCAAVTGFELDQSAFDKLVQNMRSYARGLVEKKARDEAGKILSRMKDRFATVFNHDEDSLPRVWTGKEDIRTITRDARVASIKLLSTMAVIRLDEREDNIETVLLSSLLDGPVAVASPRYKNMGTSGDPLASSTWDKVPPEETLITPVQCKSLWRQFRMETEYTITQALSAQEAYKHSNNWLPPSWAIMAMILLGFNEFMILLRNPLYLLVLFVIFLLSKAMWAQMDIARDFQNGTLAGLLALSSRFLPTIMNLLRRLAEEGQGNPTPQPPQRPPRPIRHQSFKNDNQQSASVSSTMADTALSSNVTSVDDDPEYSSPQLTHRHVSRGDNIETS; encoded by the exons GAAAGAGCACTTTGCTGAATCACTTGTTCCATACCAACTTTAAGGAGATGGATGCATACAGAGGAAG GAATCAAACTACCAAGGGTATATGGATAGCAAAAGCTGTTGGCATTGAGCCTTGCACAGTTGTCATGGATCTTGAGGGCACGGACGGAAGGGAAAGGGGTGAG GATGATACAACATTTGAGAAACAAAGTGCTCTGTTTGCTCTAGCAGTTTCAGATATTGTACTTGTAAACAT GTGGTGTCATGATATTGGTCGTGAACATGCTGCAAACAAGCCTCTTCTAAAGACTGTTTTTCAG GTTATGATGCGGTTATTTAGTCCGCGCAAGACAACCCTTCTGTTTGTAATACGTGATAAAACAAAG ACACCTTTTGAGTATTTGGAACCTCTTCTTAGGGAAGATGTTCAAAAG ATATGGGATACAGTTTCTAAGCCTGTTGCTCATAAGTACACCCCCTTGAGTGAATTTTTTAAT GTAGAGGTGACAGCTCTATCTAGCTATGAAGAGAAAGAGGAGCAATTCAGAGAGCAG GTTGCTCATTTGAGGCAGCGCTTTTTCCAATCAATATCCCCAGGCGGGCTTGCTGGAGACAGACGTGGTGTTATTCCTGCCTCGGGGTTCTCTTTTAGTGCACAAAAGATCTGGGAAGTTATAAAACAAAACAAGGATCTGGATCTTCCTGCCCACAAG GTCATGGTTGCTACTGTGCGCTGTGAAGAGATTGCTAATGAGAAGTACATGCGGTTGGCCAATGACAAG AGTTGGCTAGAATTAGAGAAGGCAATTCAAGCAGGTCCAATATCAGGTTTTGGAGAAAAGCTCAGCTCAATTTTGGAAACGTTTTTCTCAGA ATATGACTCGGAGGCTGTCTTCTTTGATGAGAGTGTAAGAGATGCTAAAAGGAAAGATTTGGAGTTGAAAGCATTACAG CTAGTACATCCGACTTTCATGACGATGGTGGGACATCTACGTTCTAAAAGCCTCCATAATTTTAAACTGAGGCTGGAAGAGTCGTTGCACAAAGGGGAAGGCTTTGCAGCAGCTGTTCGTACTTGTACAAAGTCCTGTATGCTTGATTTTGACAGTGGATGTGCAG ATGCAACCATTAAGCAGGCTGATTGGGATGTATCGAAAACTCGGGAAAAACTTTGCCGTGATATTGAGGCTCAAGCAGCCTTCATACGCAATGAGAAGTTGTCGGAACTAATAGCTAGATATGAG AAAAAACTAAATACAGCTCTGTCCGAGCCAGTACAATTGCTTCTTGAATCTGGTGCAATAAACACATGGGCTTCGATAAGGAATCTTATAAAGCATGAAACTGATGCTACTGTGGAAGGTCTTTGTGCTGCTGTTACTGGATTTGAGTTGGACCAGTCAGCATTTGACAAACTGGTGCAGAACATGCGTTCCTATGCCAGAGGTCTGGTGGAAAAGAAAGCTAGGGACGAAGCAGGAAAAATTTTGAGCCGGATGAAGGACAG GTTTGCAACAGTCTTCAACCATGATGAGGATTCATTGCCAAGAGTTTGGACGGGAAAGGAAGATATACGCACCATCACGAGAGATGCCCGAGTTGcg TCTATAAAGCTTCTGTCTACGATGGCTGTTATACGCCTTGACGAGAGAGAAGATAATATAGAGACTGTACTCCTCTCATCGCTTCTGGATGGGCCAGTGGCTGTAGCTTCACCTCGGTATAAGAATATGGGAACTTCAGGAGATCCTCTTGCTTCAAGCACATGGGATAAG GTCCCTCCTGAAGAGACACTTATTACGCCTGTGCAATGCAAGTCTTTGTGGAGACAATTTAGAATGGAAACCGAGTATACGATTACACAAGCCCTTTCTGCACAG GAGGCTTACAAGCACAGCAATAATTGGCTACCTCCATCTTGGGCTATTATGGCAATGATTCTCCttggatttaatgaatttatgaTTCTTTTAAG GAATCCTCTTTACCTCCTGGTTTTGTTTGTTATATTTCTACTGTCAAAAGCTATGTGGGCACAAATGGACATTGCAAGGGACTTCCAAAATGGCACT CTGGCTGGACTTCTTGCCCTCTCGTCAAGGTTTCTTCCTACTATCATGAACTTGCTCAGGCGACTGGCTGAAGAGGGCCAAGGGAATCCAACACCCCAACCACCACAAAGACCACCTCGACCTATTAGGCATCAGAGTTTTAAAAATGACAACCAGCAGTCTGCTTCCGTCTCAAGCACAATGGCAGATACAGCTTTGTCGTCCAATGTTACATCAGTCGATGACGATCCTGAATATTCAAGTCCTCAGTTGACACACAGGCACGTTAGTCGTGGTGACAATATAGAAACTTCTTGA